A region of Synergistaceae bacterium DNA encodes the following proteins:
- a CDS encoding response regulator, protein METTEQKGKTTPLQDLQNEDPQAIMELQRQRIAELEKNARKSAREINRLQQAVEQEKIYANAKANQVAARTLAQRERDRFLMLLLSNSPNVILFFDKTKRVAFFSDSFLKSFDISDVLQVSGNQAEDVFRLFCPEEIIRILSEALNEAMMFNKSLSRSGELDSGGTKHNFLFYLTPMTNPDGENEGAMLLLNDVTELEHAREEAEHATMAKSQFLSNMSHEFRTSLNAIIGLTDILLEQNLKDSVQLELEKIYASAMNLLDLVNDILDISKIEAGGFQFVPMEYKILDVLNDAIQFNIVRIGSKRIVFRLEADNSLPSVFWGDEIRIVQVLNNLLSNAFKYTQEGFVTLSVSWEKISEEKNPEGKNPENALLIFAVSDTGIGIKKRDLGKLFTEYGQLDARANRKIEGTGLGLSITKNLVSLMGGTIQVESEYGKGSLFTATLKQKIVDETPIDANTLEKLKHLQYVGNRRTESRQFMRSRLRKGHVLVVDDISTNLDVMRGLLQPYDLQVDCVSSGREAIEAIRREAPRYDLVFMDHMMPEMDGLETTRIIRMESNSEYAKNVPVIMLTANALKGNREKFLGFGFNGYISKPIDIVQLDACLAQWIGVTPQYGEMPVRRETKEPGLPRDVRVEGVDLEAGVHRFGSEKIYLDVLRTYVEEMPRLLERLRNADSTRLADYGLTVHGLKGSSAGICANALALTAENLEYAAKNGDLTAVLKGNGKLLADADALIEKLKILLSRTSADKNAKGEGKPRAPKPDRALLEEMKKAAENFHTSELIQLMKKLENYEYDSEGDRIARLREAMTGLEYENIINHLTTWLKETE, encoded by the coding sequence ATGGAAACTACGGAGCAGAAGGGCAAAACCACCCCTTTACAGGACCTCCAGAACGAGGACCCTCAGGCGATTATGGAACTTCAGCGGCAGCGGATCGCCGAACTGGAGAAAAACGCCAGAAAAAGCGCCCGCGAAATTAACCGTTTGCAACAGGCGGTGGAGCAGGAAAAAATATACGCCAACGCCAAGGCCAATCAGGTGGCCGCCCGCACACTGGCGCAGCGCGAGCGGGACAGGTTTTTGATGCTGCTCCTGAGCAACAGCCCCAACGTCATTCTGTTTTTCGACAAAACGAAACGCGTCGCCTTTTTCAGCGATTCCTTCCTGAAATCTTTCGACATTTCCGACGTGCTGCAGGTCAGCGGGAACCAGGCGGAGGACGTTTTCAGGCTTTTCTGTCCAGAGGAAATCATCAGGATTCTTTCCGAGGCCCTGAATGAGGCAATGATGTTCAACAAATCCCTTTCCCGCTCCGGAGAACTGGACAGCGGTGGAACGAAGCACAATTTTCTCTTTTATCTGACCCCCATGACCAACCCCGACGGAGAAAACGAGGGCGCCATGCTCCTGCTGAACGACGTCACCGAGCTGGAACACGCCCGCGAAGAGGCGGAACACGCCACCATGGCAAAATCTCAGTTTTTATCGAACATGAGTCACGAGTTTCGCACGTCCCTGAACGCCATCATCGGCCTGACGGATATTCTGCTGGAGCAAAATCTGAAGGACTCCGTCCAGCTGGAACTGGAAAAGATTTACGCTTCCGCCATGAACCTGTTGGATTTGGTGAACGATATTCTGGACATTTCAAAGATTGAGGCGGGGGGATTCCAGTTTGTCCCGATGGAGTACAAAATTCTGGACGTTCTGAACGACGCCATTCAGTTCAACATCGTGCGCATCGGGTCCAAAAGGATCGTTTTTCGCCTGGAGGCGGATAATTCCCTGCCCTCCGTTTTCTGGGGCGATGAGATACGCATCGTTCAGGTTTTGAACAATCTGCTTTCCAACGCGTTCAAGTACACTCAGGAGGGTTTTGTCACGCTTTCCGTCTCCTGGGAGAAAATTTCGGAGGAAAAAAATCCGGAAGGGAAAAATCCGGAAAATGCGCTGCTCATTTTCGCCGTGAGCGACACGGGCATCGGGATAAAAAAGAGGGACCTGGGCAAACTTTTTACGGAGTACGGCCAGCTGGACGCGCGAGCCAACCGCAAAATCGAGGGAACCGGCCTGGGGCTCTCCATCACGAAGAACCTCGTTTCGCTCATGGGAGGAACCATTCAGGTCGAAAGCGAATATGGAAAAGGAAGTCTTTTCACCGCCACGCTGAAGCAGAAGATTGTGGATGAAACCCCGATTGACGCCAATACCCTGGAGAAGCTCAAACATCTGCAATACGTGGGAAATCGGCGGACCGAAAGCCGGCAGTTCATGCGAAGCCGCCTCCGGAAGGGCCATGTGCTGGTGGTGGACGACATCTCCACGAACCTGGACGTCATGAGGGGACTTTTGCAGCCTTACGACCTGCAGGTGGACTGCGTTTCCAGCGGACGGGAGGCTATTGAGGCGATTCGACGGGAGGCCCCCCGTTACGATCTGGTGTTTATGGACCACATGATGCCGGAAATGGACGGCCTCGAAACAACTCGAATCATCCGCATGGAGTCCAATTCGGAATATGCGAAGAACGTCCCCGTCATCATGCTGACGGCCAACGCTCTGAAGGGAAACAGGGAAAAATTTCTGGGCTTCGGTTTCAACGGCTACATCTCAAAACCCATCGATATCGTCCAGCTTGACGCATGTCTCGCGCAATGGATCGGGGTCACGCCCCAGTACGGGGAAATGCCCGTCCGGAGGGAAACGAAGGAACCCGGCCTTCCCAGAGATGTGCGGGTGGAGGGCGTCGACCTGGAAGCCGGAGTTCATCGCTTCGGCAGCGAAAAGATCTACCTGGACGTTCTGCGAACTTACGTGGAGGAGATGCCCCGATTGCTGGAGCGGCTGCGGAACGCGGATTCCACCCGCCTGGCCGATTACGGACTGACGGTACACGGGCTGAAGGGAAGCAGCGCCGGAATTTGCGCCAACGCTCTGGCCCTCACCGCGGAAAATCTGGAATACGCCGCTAAAAACGGGGATTTGACCGCCGTCCTGAAGGGCAACGGAAAACTTCTGGCCGACGCCGACGCCCTGATCGAAAAACTGAAAATCCTTTTGTCCCGAACCTCCGCGGACAAAAACGCTAAAGGAGAAGGAAAACCGCGAGCCCCGAAACCCGATCGGGCCCTGCTGGAAGAGATGAAAAAAGCCGCCGAAAACTTCCATACCAGCGAGCTGATACAGCTCATGAAAAAGTTGGAAAATTACGAATACGATTCCGAAGGAGACCGGATAGCGCGGCTGCGAGAAGCGATGACGGGGCTGGAATATGAGAACATCATAAACCATCTGACGACCTGGCTGAAAGAAACGGAATAA